The genomic stretch CCAACATAGCCCAGCCAATCGGCGCATGAGCGCCAACCAGCACACCATCCTGAGACGACAGCAACGGGATCGCCACCACGGCAACGATCCCGATTGCCAACAATTGTGCCAGAACGCCCGTGACGTCGCGGCGCAAGATGAGTGCGCGCCAGGGTCCGGCGAAACCGAACCGGAACCCTTCAAGCACGATGCCAAAGCCAAGTCCGACCAACAAAAGCATGCCAAACCGTAACCCTGCAGCCAGCGCCACGATCAGCACCACGGCAAGGGCCAAGCCGATCAGCGCGCTGCGGCGCAGATAGGGCGTCTTGTTGAAAGTCGAGCTCGTATCCGCCAATGACATCCGCTGATCCTTAGCTTTGTTTACCGGAATTGGTTCAACAAATTACGGAAAACACCTGGCACATTCGCCATCTCATAGCCGCCTTGCGAATAGCCGACCATGGATTCAGGATAAAGCTTCACATTCTCGATGCCTGCAAGCTCTGACAAGGCAAACCAGTTCGTCGCCGCCCAATGGCCGGTATTGCAGAATGACACCAGTTCTTCTGCACCCGTCAAACCCTGATCAGTGGCCAGCTGACGTGCCGCATCGGCATTCACGATGCTGGGACCGCCGGAAAACCAGTTGGAATGCTCGAAATAGCGCGATTGCGGCAAAGTGCCGGGACGTGCGGCTGATGGATGGGCAGCGTTACCCTCCCAGAAACTTTTTGGTCGGGCATCCAACAGCAACGCGCTCCCCGTATCAACCAAGGCCACAACCTCGTCTGTCGTTGCCAGCCATTGATCCGAAAACACCAGATCAAAATTTGATTGAAGAGGCTCTGTGACCTCGTTGCTAGTTGGAAGATTTTCACTGTTCCAAGCAATCTGGCCACCATTCAGGATAGCAAGTTCGCTGACACCAGACGATTTCAAAGTCCAGTAGACCCTTGCCGCAGCACCAAAGTCGGTTTCGTCCGTGCCTTGATGCACGACGACGACAGGGCGATCAGCTGTAATGCCGAGCGATTGCAAGGTTGCCTCGAGCGCATCTTGTTGCGGCAGCGCACCGGGGTTTTCAGCCGGTCCGCGAAACAGCGCATAAGGACCGCTGATCGCACCGGGAATATGTGCCTCGCGATAGGCATCGCCGCGGATGTCCAGAATGATGATGTCATCGTTTTCAAGCTCCGCATGAAGCTGTGCGGGCGAGATTAATGGGCCAAAATCTGCTTGCGCCAGCACAGGCGACGCAAAGGCCAAGGTAGCAGCAGCAACAAGGATCGAACGGATCATGCTAAACTCCTTCATTTAAATGAGATTGATGAGGGTGATATCGTCGTTTGACTGGGACAGCACAAGGCCAGTGCCGGGCAATGACGATGGATACGGACCCGCGTTTTCCTTTTGAGGCAAGTTAAAGAAATATCGCGTCTGATCGGGTGGATTTGCGGAACATGAGTTCCCCCATCTCCCGATATTCAGACTGGTTATTGGTTGTCAGCAACAACTGCCCTCACAATAGCGGGGCGTTTTATAGAGAATTGAACCAAGTGCCAGATGGCGGTAGGTGGTTTGAACCGCCTCGGGTTTACCGGAGGGCAAAACTCTCAGAGAATTGCCTATTATAGAACAAGCACAAACAAAGATAACCTCAAAGCCGTATTCAGCTAAGTTCCGCGCGCCTGCGGTGCGGTTGGCGATGGAGCACCGCGATGATTATCGGAGCGAAGCTGCGGCGCTGACGGCGATCGCGGGTAAATTGGATTATTAGCCGGACAGCCTTTGCGTTTGTGTGCGCCAGGCCCTGCGTGATGGCCACGAAAGGCCCGGCCAGACGACGGCTGAGAAGGTCACGGGTCTTGAATTTACACCCTGAAACAGTCAATCGAAGGAACTGGCTCCATGTGTCCTGACCTTAAATCAGCATATGTCGCGGTTCGCCAATCAGGTCGCAGTAATGCGCCATGAACCTTGCTGCATCGGCACCGTTTATGACGCGGTGGTCATAGGATAGATCAAGGGGCACCATCGGAACCGGCTGCGGTATGTCACCGTCCCAAATTGTAATTGTTTCAGGCCGCGTGATCCCGAGGATGGCGACCTCGGGCGGGTTCACGATGGGTGTGAAGGCGCTGCCTCCGATCCCTCCCAGGTTCGTGATCGTCATCGACGCCCCACCCATCTGGGCAGGCCCTATCTTGCGCGCTTGTGCACGGGCTGCGAGATCACTGATTTCGGTCGCAATCTGCCACAGGCCTTTGTGATCAGCATCGCGGATCACCGGCACCATCAGACCATGCGGCGTATCAACGGCGATGCCGATGTGAACATACTCCTTCAATATCAGCACCTGCCCGTCACCTGAAAGCGACGCATTGAAGCGCGGGAACTTACGCAATGCCCGTGCAAGGGCGGCGACATGGAACGCAAGGGCCGTCAGTTTGACACCGCGCGCTTGTGCCTGTGGCTTCAGGCTGGCGCGCAGCTCTTCAATTGCGCGGATATCGGCGCGATCATGGTGGGTGACGGCGGGGATTAAGGCCTGCGCTGCCGCCATGTTGCCGGCTGCGACCTGGGCAAAGCGCGTCATCGGCTCCTGTGTCACCGGGCCATATTGGCTGTGATCCACATCCCAATAGCTGGTGTCACCATTCTGAGTTATGGTTGTCGTGGTTCCGATGTCTTCTGGCCCGATGGTCGTGCGCCCCAGCTTTTTAGCCAGATTGTCGATATCAACATTCCGGTCGCGCGCCATGCGGCGGGTCGAGGGGCTTGCGATGATCTCTGTCATGGTGGCCTCCTTACCAACTGGCCGAAATATATTGCGTTTCCATGAATTCGAGCATGCCCTCATGCCCGCCTTCACGCCCGAGCCCCGATTGCTTGGTGCCGCCAAAGGGGGCTGCGGGGTCGCTGACGAGGCCACGGTTCAGCCCCACCATCCCGTAATCGAGCCGTTCACAGACCTGCAGGGCACGTTTGAAATCACCCGAGAAGACATAGGCGACCAACCCATATTCGGTCGCATTGGCGCGCCGGATGACATCGTCTTGGTCGGTGAACGTCTGGATCGCGGCGACCGGTCCGAATATTTCGTCATGCACGCAATCGGCGTTTTCTGGCACGCCGGACAGGACGGTCGGCGGATAGAAATAGCCGATGCCGCCGGGCGTGACCCCGCCACATTCCACCTTGGCTCCTTTGGCGACCGCATCGGCGACAAAGGCGGCCACCTTGTCGCGGGTATCGGCATTGACCAAGGGGCCGACATCGACGCTTGAGTCGGTGCCATCGCCGACCTTGAGCGCGGCCATCCGCGCGGTCAGGCGTTTGGTGAATTCTGCAGCGATGGCTTCATGCACATAGATCCGGTTCGCGGCGGTACATGCCTCGCCCAGATTGCGCATCTTGGCCTGCATGGTGCCGTCAATGGCAATGTCCATATCGGCATCGTCGAATACGATCACGGGGGCATTGCCGCCCAGTTCCATCGCCGGTTTCAGCACCTGATCGGCAGCGGATTTTAGCAGTTTGCGGCCCACGCCGGTTGATCCGGTGAAACTGACCACTCGTACCCGTGGGTCGTGCAGCATGTGATCGACCAAAGCACCGGTTTTACGCGAAGGCAGAACATTGACCAGTCCGGGGGGCACGCCGGCCTCTTCCAGCAGCGGCATCAGCGCCAGCATGGTCAGCGGTGTCTCGGACGCAGGTTTGATGATGACGCCACAACCGGCCGCCAAGGCGGGTGCGATCTTGCGGGTACCCATCGCGGCCGGGTAGTTCCACGGCGTGATCAGCACCGCCAACCCGGCGGGTTTATGCTGGACCATGATCCGCGCACCAGATGCGGGGGCATGGGTGATCATCCCGTCGGCACGCACGGCCTCTTCCGCGAACCAGCGAAAGAATTCAGCGGCATAGGCCGCCTCTCCCTTGGCATCGCCGCTGGCCTTGCCGTTTTCCAGCGTGATCAGATGGGCGAAGTCGTCCA from Yoonia vestfoldensis encodes the following:
- a CDS encoding NAD-dependent succinate-semialdehyde dehydrogenase, whose product is MDHTDLYINGTWHKTADRFDVINPATEQVIASVASADIADANKALDAAAAAMADWAARTPRARSEVLRRAWELMTARLDDFAHLITLENGKASGDAKGEAAYAAEFFRWFAEEAVRADGMITHAPASGARIMVQHKPAGLAVLITPWNYPAAMGTRKIAPALAAGCGVIIKPASETPLTMLALMPLLEEAGVPPGLVNVLPSRKTGALVDHMLHDPRVRVVSFTGSTGVGRKLLKSAADQVLKPAMELGGNAPVIVFDDADMDIAIDGTMQAKMRNLGEACTAANRIYVHEAIAAEFTKRLTARMAALKVGDGTDSSVDVGPLVNADTRDKVAAFVADAVAKGAKVECGGVTPGGIGYFYPPTVLSGVPENADCVHDEIFGPVAAIQTFTDQDDVIRRANATEYGLVAYVFSGDFKRALQVCERLDYGMVGLNRGLVSDPAAPFGGTKQSGLGREGGHEGMLEFMETQYISASW
- a CDS encoding 2-oxo acid dehydrogenase subunit E2 yields the protein MTEIIASPSTRRMARDRNVDIDNLAKKLGRTTIGPEDIGTTTTITQNGDTSYWDVDHSQYGPVTQEPMTRFAQVAAGNMAAAQALIPAVTHHDRADIRAIEELRASLKPQAQARGVKLTALAFHVAALARALRKFPRFNASLSGDGQVLILKEYVHIGIAVDTPHGLMVPVIRDADHKGLWQIATEISDLAARAQARKIGPAQMGGASMTITNLGGIGGSAFTPIVNPPEVAILGITRPETITIWDGDIPQPVPMVPLDLSYDHRVINGADAARFMAHYCDLIGEPRHMLI
- a CDS encoding sulfurtransferase, whose protein sequence is MIRSILVAAATLAFASPVLAQADFGPLISPAQLHAELENDDIIILDIRGDAYREAHIPGAISGPYALFRGPAENPGALPQQDALEATLQSLGITADRPVVVVHQGTDETDFGAAARVYWTLKSSGVSELAILNGGQIAWNSENLPTSNEVTEPLQSNFDLVFSDQWLATTDEVVALVDTGSALLLDARPKSFWEGNAAHPSAARPGTLPQSRYFEHSNWFSGGPSIVNADAARQLATDQGLTGAEELVSFCNTGHWAATNWFALSELAGIENVKLYPESMVGYSQGGYEMANVPGVFRNLLNQFR